The DNA segment GTCTGCAAATCGCTTGTCGTGTTCCACAAATATCAGCGTGGGCGTTGCGGCTTTGATCATCTCCTCAATCTGGATTCTTGAGATGACATCAATGTAATTTAGCGGTTCATCCCAAATAAATACATGGGCCGGCTTTGACAAACTGACAGCAAGTAACACTTTCTTTTTCTGGCCGTCGCTGTAATGCTGCATATCCATGTCAAACAATGCTTTGGAAAAATCTAATTTACTGAGGATCGTTTTACACAATGTGTCATCTACATTGTGCTGATGAATATACTCATTTAAGCGCCCTGTTAAATCCGATGCAGCTTGAGGAATATACGATATTTTCAGCCCGCTTGCCAAGTGCAGCTCGCCGGTATAGTCGTGATGTAAACCTAATAAAATTTTAATCAGGGTGGATTTTCCGCTCCCGTTACCACCATATATAGCCGCGATATCACCTTGATTTATCTCAAAGCTTAGGTGACTGAATAGCTGCACGTCGCCATAGTATGCGGCTACATCGCGGACGGACAGCAGCGGATTTTTGTGATGGGCTAACGGATGGAGCAAGAGACTTTCCTTGGCGTCGATATCTTTTAATAGACGCTGTTTTTCCTCTATGGCCTTATGTTGGCGATGTTCTAAATTTTTGGACTTCTTCATCATCTTGGCTGACCGGTGACCGATACGCCCCTTGTCCGGTTTTACCCCGGACACTTTCATACCATTTTTAGTCGTTTCAATTTTATCGGACCACATTTGACTTTGTCGTGCAGCGTCTTTTAATCGTTTAATATCTTTTTGTAATTTCTCATTTTGACCGAGTTCAAACCGGTCTTTGAGGGTTTTGTTGTCATACCATGATGTAAAATTTCCTGATTGAACATCAATAGAGTTTCTGTTCAGGGCAATCACATGGTTAATGCAGCCGTCTAAAAAATTTCTGTCATGCGATATAAGCAAAAAACCTTTTTTGCTTTTCAGATAGTCACTGACAACTTGTCTGCCCTCCAGATCTAAATGGTTGGTGGGTTCATCAATCAGCAAAAACCCGTCGTCTTTGGTAAATAACATAGCTAAAAGGATTTTGGTTTGTTCGCCTTTAGACAGCGTGTCAAACGCTCGGTAAATCAGATTCTCATCCAGGTGGAGCAAATTCAGTTCTCGACATAATTTCCAGTCTGCTTCATCAGGCAGCAGTTCTTGATACAATGCAATCACTAATTGTGACGGGTTTCTTATGTCCGGCGGGAATTTAACAAAGTCAACACTTGAGCTGATTTTGCCTTGATAGACCTCTTGCTTTAAAAGTAGTTTGAACAGTGTGGATTTACCGATGCCGTTTCTTCCGATCAATCCTGTTTTCCAGTTGGTATCAAAGGAGAAGGATACATTTTCAAATACAGGTTTCACATAGCCATAGTAGGAGAACGTGAGATTTTCAATTTTAATGAGTGACATAAACACCTCCTGGATT comes from the Peptoniphilus equinus genome and includes:
- a CDS encoding Lsa family ABC-F type ribosomal protection protein, producing MSLIKIENLTFSYYGYVKPVFENVSFSFDTNWKTGLIGRNGIGKSTLFKLLLKQEVYQGKISSSVDFVKFPPDIRNPSQLVIALYQELLPDEADWKLCRELNLLHLDENLIYRAFDTLSKGEQTKILLAMLFTKDDGFLLIDEPTNHLDLEGRQVVSDYLKSKKGFLLISHDRNFLDGCINHVIALNRNSIDVQSGNFTSWYDNKTLKDRFELGQNEKLQKDIKRLKDAARQSQMWSDKIETTKNGMKVSGVKPDKGRIGHRSAKMMKKSKNLEHRQHKAIEEKQRLLKDIDAKESLLLHPLAHHKNPLLSVRDVAAYYGDVQLFSHLSFEINQGDIAAIYGGNGSGKSTLIKILLGLHHDYTGELHLASGLKISYIPQAASDLTGRLNEYIHQHNVDDTLCKTILSKLDFSKALFDMDMQHYSDGQKKKVLLAVSLSKPAHVFIWDEPLNYIDVISRIQIEEMIKAATPTLIFVEHDKRFADELANKIIQV